From the Sulfurimonas sp. C5 genome, one window contains:
- a CDS encoding AI-2E family transporter, translating into MKPQYFIAILFATALYWMYLLYAPYLMAITIAALLAISTSNIQNYLEKYLHSKLAASFVSSLLLAALFFAPLGYFLTTLTLQLNSLEADTIKKVEEYLTGLIENPPSYLLFFKPYIAGGLQDLDVNALTAGAIKFAGKVGTFSAGFLKNAFLVIVFYFFAQYNGAAIVSFLKRVVQMSSEDGTMLSRELSSVMSVVFYSIIATAMFEGALFGIAVSYIGYNGLLFGIMYGFASLIPVVGGILMWLPFMLYEFSIGNSSNAWFIALYSIVVISIIADTFIKPIIIKEINKKLLNEDDAKLNELVIFFAIIAGLTTFGFWGMILGPAITAFFLTILKLFEARTQECEARQKDEKINFSDKSQDNLL; encoded by the coding sequence ATGAAACCACAATATTTTATAGCTATACTTTTCGCAACAGCGTTGTACTGGATGTACCTTTTATATGCACCATATCTTATGGCTATCACAATTGCTGCACTTTTAGCAATCTCCACTTCAAACATTCAAAATTATTTGGAAAAATATCTTCATTCAAAACTTGCAGCTTCTTTTGTTTCAAGTCTATTGCTTGCAGCACTCTTTTTTGCACCATTAGGATACTTCTTAACAACACTTACTTTACAGCTGAATTCATTAGAAGCAGATACGATTAAAAAAGTAGAAGAATATTTGACAGGTTTAATAGAAAATCCTCCAAGCTATTTACTCTTTTTCAAGCCTTATATTGCAGGGGGACTGCAAGATTTAGATGTAAATGCATTAACCGCTGGGGCTATAAAGTTTGCAGGAAAAGTAGGAACATTTTCAGCGGGATTTTTGAAAAATGCTTTTTTAGTTATTGTTTTTTATTTCTTTGCACAGTATAACGGTGCAGCGATTGTATCGTTTTTAAAGCGTGTAGTTCAAATGTCTTCAGAAGACGGAACAATGCTTTCTCGTGAACTTTCATCTGTTATGAGTGTTGTTTTTTATTCTATTATTGCCACGGCTATGTTTGAAGGTGCATTGTTTGGAATAGCAGTTTCGTATATAGGATACAATGGATTACTCTTTGGAATTATGTACGGATTTGCCTCTTTAATCCCTGTTGTGGGTGGTATTTTAATGTGGTTGCCGTTTATGCTGTATGAGTTCTCAATAGGGAACAGTTCAAACGCTTGGTTTATTGCACTTTATTCAATTGTTGTCATATCAATTATTGCAGATACATTTATCAAACCTATCATTATTAAAGAGATTAACAAAAAACTTTTAAATGAGGATGATGCAAAACTAAATGAACTTGTCATCTTCTTTGCAATTATTGCAGGTTTGACAACGTTTGGTTTTTGGGGAATGATTTTAGGACCTGCAATTACAGCATTTTTCTTAACGATTTTAAAACTTTTTGAAGCAAGAACACAGGAGTGTGAAGCGAGACAAAAAGATGAGAAGATTAATTTTTCCGATAAATCTCAGGATAATCTTCTTTAA
- the ruvB gene encoding Holliday junction branch migration DNA helicase RuvB, with product MERVVEIETFNAEEESSEVTLRPDAWSEYVGQDQIKKNLGVFIEASKKREEALDHVLFFGPPGLGKTTLALIIANEMNSSIKVTAAPMIEKSGDLAAILTNLEEGDILFIDEIHRLSPAVEEILYSSMEDYRIDIIIGSGPAAQTVKIDLPRFTLIGATTRAGMLSNPLRDRFGMNFRMQFYNPEELSLIIAQASRKLGKEIVHESALEIAKRSRGTPRIALRLLRRVRDFADVADETIISLETTQYALDELGINSHGFDEMDIKLLNLLISAKGKPMGLSTIAAALSEDEGTVEDVLEPYLIANGYLERTAKGRRATRATYDVLNMDYVNSDGTLF from the coding sequence ATGGAAAGAGTTGTAGAGATAGAAACATTTAATGCAGAAGAGGAAAGCTCTGAAGTAACCTTAAGACCAGATGCTTGGAGTGAGTATGTAGGTCAAGATCAGATTAAAAAAAATCTTGGTGTTTTTATAGAAGCGAGTAAAAAACGTGAAGAGGCATTAGACCACGTTCTATTTTTCGGTCCTCCGGGATTAGGAAAAACAACACTTGCACTCATTATTGCAAATGAGATGAACTCTAGCATTAAAGTTACTGCTGCACCTATGATCGAAAAAAGTGGTGACTTGGCTGCAATTTTGACAAACCTGGAAGAGGGTGATATCCTTTTCATCGATGAAATTCACCGTCTTTCACCTGCTGTTGAAGAGATTCTTTATTCTTCTATGGAGGATTACCGCATAGACATTATTATCGGTAGCGGGCCAGCAGCACAAACAGTAAAGATTGACCTTCCACGTTTTACATTAATAGGTGCCACGACTCGTGCAGGAATGCTCTCAAATCCTTTAAGAGACAGATTTGGAATGAACTTTAGGATGCAGTTTTACAATCCTGAAGAACTCTCCCTTATTATTGCCCAAGCTTCAAGAAAATTAGGCAAAGAGATTGTACACGAATCAGCTTTAGAGATCGCAAAACGCAGCAGGGGGACACCTCGTATTGCACTGAGACTACTACGTCGTGTAAGAGACTTTGCAGATGTTGCAGATGAAACTATTATCTCATTAGAAACTACACAGTATGCTTTAGATGAATTGGGCATTAACTCTCATGGATTTGATGAGATGGATATAAAACTGCTCAATCTTTTGATCTCTGCAAAAGGAAAACCAATGGGTTTAAGCACTATTGCAGCAGCACTGAGTGAAGATGAGGGGACGGTAGAAGATGTACTTGAACCGTATCTCATTGCAAACGGATACTTAGAAAGAACGGCAAAAGGGCGTCGTGCAACACGTGCAACATACGATGTACTTAATATGGATTATGTAAATTCGGACGGGACACTTTTTTAG
- the panB gene encoding 3-methyl-2-oxobutanoate hydroxymethyltransferase: MGKKLTISSIQKQKGVKPIVMITAYDALFAKLFEESADMILVGDSLNMSFAGKSDTISATLDQMIYHTNAVCNGAKESFVVCDMPFGTYLNKEEALKNAIKVFQETSAACVKIEGGEDKAEIIKHLTSNAIAVCGHIGLLPQSVRSEGGYKVKGKTEEQREQLLKDAKAVEAAGAFCMVIEGTKADVAKEIAESVSIPVIGIGAGADVDGQVLVFSDMLGFFEEFTPKFVKKYLDGATLVKEAVAQYADEVDKKEFPKEEHTY, encoded by the coding sequence ATGGGTAAAAAATTAACTATATCTTCTATTCAAAAGCAAAAGGGTGTAAAACCGATTGTGATGATTACAGCATATGATGCTCTCTTTGCAAAGTTATTTGAAGAGAGTGCAGATATGATTTTAGTTGGCGATAGTTTAAATATGAGTTTTGCTGGGAAAAGTGATACTATTAGTGCAACACTCGATCAGATGATATACCATACCAATGCGGTATGTAACGGTGCAAAAGAGAGTTTTGTAGTGTGTGATATGCCGTTTGGAACTTATTTAAATAAAGAAGAAGCTCTTAAAAATGCAATAAAAGTATTTCAAGAAACATCTGCTGCTTGTGTAAAAATTGAAGGCGGTGAGGATAAAGCTGAAATTATTAAACATTTAACTAGTAATGCAATAGCTGTTTGTGGGCATATCGGGCTTTTACCACAGTCTGTAAGAAGTGAAGGCGGCTATAAAGTAAAAGGGAAAACGGAAGAGCAAAGAGAACAGTTACTAAAAGATGCCAAAGCAGTTGAAGCTGCAGGAGCATTTTGTATGGTAATTGAAGGGACAAAAGCGGATGTTGCTAAAGAGATAGCAGAATCGGTTTCTATTCCTGTTATCGGAATTGGTGCCGGTGCTGATGTAGATGGACAGGTTCTTGTATTCTCAGATATGTTAGGTTTCTTTGAAGAGTTTACACCAAAGTTTGTAAAAAAATATCTTGATGGTGCTACACTTGTAAAAGAAGCTGTTGCCCAATATGCCGATGAGGTAGATAAAAAAGAATTTCCAAAAGAGGAACATACTTATTAA
- a CDS encoding Hpt domain-containing protein, giving the protein MGIRSDLDANFDFEIVDEFLDHYSMMIDSMEVMVIDLTKENMYKRSINELFRVFHNIKSASGYLKIEPMAKLAAFVESELEELREKEPPINDETVNWLLEVSDMFAKWQDDFKLDNELTKIKFSLLKIPDTDN; this is encoded by the coding sequence ATGGGTATAAGAAGTGATTTAGATGCCAATTTTGATTTTGAAATAGTCGATGAGTTTCTGGATCACTACTCTATGATGATCGATAGTATGGAAGTGATGGTCATTGACCTGACAAAAGAAAACATGTATAAAAGAAGTATCAATGAACTTTTTCGTGTTTTTCACAATATCAAGTCAGCTTCTGGCTATTTAAAAATTGAGCCTATGGCAAAACTTGCCGCTTTTGTCGAATCAGAATTAGAAGAGCTCAGAGAAAAAGAACCGCCAATCAATGACGAAACAGTAAACTGGCTTCTTGAAGTAAGTGACATGTTTGCAAAATGGCAAGATGATTTCAAACTAGACAATGAACTTACAAAGATAAAATTCTCTTTATTAAAAATACCAGACACGGATAATTAA
- the trpA gene encoding tryptophan synthase subunit alpha has product MKDLVAYITSGYPEKNFSIDLALALGENGVDTLELGVPFSDPVADGPAIEKANQKALEQGFKFKDLLEISKEIAPKVDTLWMGYFNSFYQQKMESLLPKAQELGLNGLIIPDLPHEEALAYKDLFAANKLSNISFVAPTDSRERIQEIVTDAQKFIYMVAYTGITGSGVSEDLQPFLASIKEFTQTPVYVGFGVNEKTAKEKVKGADGVIVGSAFINILLNDTLSYTEKINQCALLAKEIKEKINS; this is encoded by the coding sequence TTGAAAGACTTAGTAGCATATATAACTTCTGGATATCCAGAAAAAAACTTTAGTATAGATTTAGCATTAGCACTTGGAGAAAACGGTGTAGATACACTGGAACTCGGAGTACCTTTTTCAGACCCTGTGGCAGACGGTCCTGCAATTGAAAAAGCGAATCAAAAAGCCTTAGAACAAGGATTTAAATTCAAAGATCTTCTTGAAATCTCAAAAGAGATTGCCCCAAAAGTAGATACTTTGTGGATGGGTTACTTTAACAGCTTTTATCAACAAAAAATGGAATCACTTCTTCCAAAAGCTCAAGAGCTTGGTTTAAATGGACTTATCATTCCAGACTTACCACACGAAGAAGCATTGGCTTATAAAGATCTTTTTGCAGCGAATAAACTGTCAAACATTAGTTTTGTTGCTCCGACAGATTCGCGTGAGCGTATCCAAGAGATTGTAACAGATGCACAAAAGTTTATCTATATGGTTGCGTATACGGGAATTACAGGTTCTGGTGTGAGTGAAGACTTACAACCTTTCTTGGCTTCGATCAAAGAGTTTACACAAACACCTGTGTATGTTGGATTTGGAGTAAATGAAAAAACTGCAAAAGAGAAAGTTAAAGGTGCTGACGGTGTTATTGTAGGAAGTGCATTTATTAACATTTTACTTAATGACACACTCTCATATACTGAGAAAATCAACCAGTGTGCACTTCTTGCAAAAGAGATCAAAGAAAAGATTAACAGCTAA
- the atzF gene encoding allophanate hydrolase: protein MNITNLKKSYLDKTLTPRDLMVQIKERIEKHSTNPIWMYILSEDELEPYIQRLESCEPSSLPLYGIPFSIKDNIDLKGVPTTAGCLDYSYIPEKSAFVVNALIEAGAIPVGKTALDQFATGLVGTRSPIGACQNSIDPKYISGGSSSGSAVSIALEMAAFSLGTDTAGSGRVPAAFNNLVGLKPSKGVLSTSGLVPACRSLDCISIFANNTEDAQKVFDVAASFDEADPYSRIMPQMQKSIPSNFRFAIPKAEQLKFFGDTQAEELFYKAVQKFEEIGGTAVESDFSPMLEAANLLYYGPWVAERYVAVKDMIEKKPESFIDVTRTIIESGKTKTAEDYFNAEYKLKAYRRQADSVMKDVDFALTPTTGTIYTIEEVNADPIQLNTNLGYYTNFMNLLDFSAYAVPAGFRDNGLPFGVTLFAEAFEDRKLLQLGENYMTRGSDV, encoded by the coding sequence ATGAATATTACAAATTTAAAAAAATCATATTTAGATAAAACGCTTACGCCTAGAGATTTGATGGTACAAATAAAAGAGCGTATAGAAAAGCACAGCACTAATCCGATCTGGATGTATATTTTGAGTGAAGATGAACTGGAACCTTATATTCAAAGACTTGAATCATGTGAGCCGTCATCTTTACCTCTGTACGGGATCCCTTTTTCTATCAAAGATAACATTGACTTAAAAGGAGTACCGACGACGGCAGGTTGTTTAGATTACAGCTATATTCCTGAAAAGTCTGCTTTTGTTGTGAATGCTCTTATTGAAGCGGGTGCTATCCCTGTTGGAAAAACAGCACTAGATCAATTTGCTACGGGACTTGTGGGAACGCGTTCACCTATCGGGGCATGTCAAAATAGCATCGATCCTAAATATATCTCGGGTGGCTCAAGTTCAGGGAGTGCGGTAAGTATCGCTTTAGAGATGGCAGCATTTTCGCTAGGGACAGATACTGCAGGTTCTGGACGTGTGCCTGCTGCTTTTAATAATCTTGTAGGGCTAAAACCTTCCAAGGGCGTTCTCAGTACATCAGGTTTGGTACCTGCTTGTAGAAGTCTTGACTGTATTTCAATCTTTGCAAACAATACGGAAGATGCACAAAAGGTTTTTGATGTAGCGGCATCTTTTGATGAAGCAGATCCGTACAGCCGAATAATGCCTCAGATGCAAAAAAGCATTCCCTCAAACTTTCGTTTTGCTATTCCAAAAGCAGAGCAATTAAAGTTTTTTGGTGATACTCAAGCCGAAGAGCTGTTTTATAAAGCAGTGCAAAAATTTGAAGAGATAGGCGGAACAGCAGTTGAGAGTGATTTTTCACCTATGCTTGAAGCGGCAAATCTGCTTTACTACGGACCTTGGGTTGCTGAACGTTATGTAGCCGTAAAAGATATGATAGAAAAGAAGCCTGAGAGTTTTATAGATGTGACAAGAACGATCATAGAATCTGGAAAAACAAAAACGGCAGAAGATTACTTTAATGCCGAGTATAAGCTTAAAGCGTATAGACGTCAGGCTGATAGTGTGATGAAAGATGTCGACTTCGCATTGACTCCGACGACAGGTACTATTTATACGATCGAAGAGGTAAATGCCGATCCGATCCAGCTTAATACAAATCTTGGATACTATACAAATTTTATGAACCTGCTTGATTTCTCAGCCTATGCAGTTCCCGCAGGTTTTAGAGATAATGGCCTGCCGTTTGGAGTTACGTTGTTTGCAGAAGCTTTTGAAGACAGAAAACTATTACAACTAGGAGAAAACTATATGACAAGGGGCAGTGATGTCTAA
- a CDS encoding DMT family transporter → MKAHLPVLVLLGASILWGLTWLPLKSINEMGIDGIGLIFLAYGMLAFILVPLLVKQFKIWKEHKKMMFLIAFFGGGANLAFTYALINGEVIRVMVLFYLLPVWGVAGGRLFLKEEIDRWRYLGAFLAISGAFLILGGFEVFNTPPSWIDLIALISGLFFALNNLMFRAAQAIPVSSKIGSMFFGCFAMAGVFLLAGVEQLPSGISDNAWLLLIGYALFWLLLANIGSQWGVTHMEAGRSSIIIILELITAVVSATLIAGETMTAIEWTGGALIMTAAFIEAFRTKDDDQPLTTID, encoded by the coding sequence ATGAAAGCACATTTACCTGTTTTAGTTTTACTTGGAGCCTCTATACTTTGGGGACTCACATGGCTTCCTCTAAAAAGTATCAATGAGATGGGAATTGACGGTATCGGATTGATATTTTTAGCTTACGGTATGTTGGCCTTTATTTTGGTACCACTACTAGTCAAGCAGTTTAAAATATGGAAAGAGCATAAAAAGATGATGTTCCTGATCGCTTTTTTCGGCGGCGGGGCAAATCTTGCCTTTACCTATGCTCTTATAAACGGTGAAGTGATCCGTGTAATGGTACTTTTTTATTTACTTCCAGTGTGGGGAGTCGCAGGGGGACGACTTTTTTTAAAAGAGGAGATAGACCGCTGGCGTTACTTAGGTGCTTTTTTGGCAATAAGCGGTGCTTTCTTGATTTTGGGTGGCTTTGAAGTATTTAATACTCCGCCTTCTTGGATTGACCTAATTGCATTAATATCTGGCTTGTTTTTTGCCTTAAACAATTTAATGTTTCGTGCGGCTCAAGCCATTCCCGTCAGTTCAAAAATAGGGAGCATGTTTTTTGGTTGTTTTGCTATGGCAGGAGTTTTTCTTCTTGCGGGAGTTGAACAGTTACCAAGCGGGATAAGTGACAATGCTTGGTTATTACTTATAGGATATGCTCTTTTTTGGCTTCTTTTGGCAAATATCGGCTCTCAATGGGGAGTTACGCATATGGAGGCGGGGCGTTCGTCAATTATAATTATTTTAGAACTGATTACGGCTGTTGTTTCTGCAACACTGATCGCAGGTGAAACGATGACGGCTATAGAGTGGACAGGCGGTGCACTTATTATGACGGCGGCTTTTATTGAAGCATTTAGAACAAAAGATGACGATCAGCCGTTAACAACGATTGATTAA
- a CDS encoding TIM barrel protein, with the protein MKLKNFKTLWGFEGDFEIACKEASKAGFEGIEGQAPKELDEQLYWRECLDKYELDFIGEIVTGGDYVPARHHTIQEHLEDVEEGIKNSLKLSASFVTCIGGCDAWSEAESREFFQNAITLAKKYEIDISFETHRSRSLFTPWVTKRVVDALPEMKLTLDMSHWCVVCERLMDTELETIKAIASNVHHIHARVGYEQGPQVPHPRAPEYQGALISHQGIWELIWSAQKEKGMQTTTITPEFGPDGYLHTLPFTNVPVADLWEINCWMAATEKSHFYAYSKREGIL; encoded by the coding sequence ATGAAACTAAAAAATTTTAAAACTTTGTGGGGCTTTGAAGGTGATTTTGAGATCGCATGTAAAGAAGCAAGTAAAGCAGGTTTTGAAGGGATTGAAGGACAAGCTCCCAAAGAGTTGGACGAACAGCTTTATTGGAGAGAATGTTTAGATAAGTATGAACTTGATTTCATCGGTGAAATAGTAACTGGAGGGGATTATGTCCCCGCACGCCATCATACGATACAAGAGCATCTTGAGGATGTTGAAGAGGGAATCAAAAACTCATTGAAACTCTCTGCAAGTTTTGTAACATGTATAGGTGGATGCGATGCATGGAGTGAAGCGGAGAGTCGTGAGTTTTTTCAAAATGCGATAACATTGGCAAAAAAATATGAGATAGATATCTCTTTTGAAACACATCGCAGCCGCTCTCTTTTTACACCATGGGTAACAAAAAGAGTAGTTGATGCACTCCCTGAGATGAAATTAACGCTTGATATGAGTCACTGGTGTGTTGTATGTGAGCGTTTAATGGATACGGAGTTAGAGACTATTAAAGCAATTGCTTCTAATGTACATCATATCCATGCCCGTGTAGGTTATGAACAGGGACCCCAAGTTCCTCACCCAAGAGCACCGGAATATCAAGGAGCTTTGATATCTCATCAAGGGATCTGGGAACTTATCTGGAGTGCACAAAAAGAGAAAGGGATGCAGACGACAACAATAACTCCGGAATTTGGTCCTGACGGGTATCTGCATACATTGCCATTTACCAATGTTCCGGTTGCCGATTTATGGGAAATTAACTGTTGGATGGCGGCAACAGAAAAAAGCCATTTTTACGCTTATTCTAAAAGAGAAGGCATATTATGA
- the uca gene encoding urea carboxylase yields MFTKVLIANRGEIACRVIRTLSKMGIKSVVVYTAADADSLHVSLADEAYFIGQGIASESYLDTNKILEVAKESGAEAIHPGYGFLSENAAFALECETAGISFIGPRTEHMEKFGLKHTARALAEQNNVPLLPGSSILADLEEAKKEANRIVYPVMLKSTAGGGGIGMQLCYDEEELCSAYESVKRLSENNFSDGGMFLEKYVASARHIEVQVFGDGKGFVAALGDRDCSVQRRNQKVIEETPAPGLSDETREALYKAAVDLTSSVNYLSAGTVEFVYDTTTDEFYFLEVNTRLQVEHGITEEVTGVDLVEWMITQAFGENPALYEYKHAPKGHSIQVRVYAEDPFKNFQPSSGVLTNVKFAKGIRCDTFIETGLNVSAFYDPMIAKLIIKANDRDEALVKISDAIEKTEIDGIETNLRYLGAIVQSEVFKNAKQTTKYLNNFRFSISSVDVLRPGTQTTVQDFPGRTGFWDIGVPPSGPFDNFSFRYANRIVGNDEAAAGLEIAIAGPTLRFNSDSVIALCGAQIDAYLDGEAIEMNEAVHVKAGSTLKLKKVHAQGFRTYLAVRGGFDVPEYLGSRSTFTLGQFGGHAGRTLISGDVLHVGTLIKGEVADKAVIPHQNLTNSWEIGVLYGPHGAPDFFTDNDIKTFFETEWEIHYNSNRTGIRLIGPKPEWARTSGGEAGLHPSNIHDNAYAIGAVDFTGDMPVILGPDGPSLGGFVCPVTIINAELWKMGQLRAGDRVKFVPVEHETAQKMIKAQDDAIAELKTYDETAFITPKPIGSPILYSDEGEKDLPAIVVRQSGDSNLLVEYGEMELDISLRFRVHVLMEALKEANIEGVTDITPGIRSLQIHFEPRVCDRSALIERLKEIELTLPAIDNIEVPARIVHLPLSWDDESTRIAIDKYMRTVRPDAPWCPSNIEFIRRINGLESIEEVKKIVFDANYLVMGLGDVYLGAPVATPLDPRHRLVTTKYNPARTWTPENAVGIGGAYMCVYGMEGPGGYQFVGRTVQMWNRYRQTQDFTGGKPWLLRFFDQIKFYEVSADELHQMREDFPRGRFNLKIEETTFSLKKYKEFLEENDDSIQTFKTTQQDAFEEERQMWERTGLANFTTESADVEKQTMEHIEIADNAEAVESPVQGSLWKVMCKLGDVVEEGEVLAIAESMKMEVDIEAPEHGKITQVLCHEGENIQAGKMLFVIEPV; encoded by the coding sequence ATGTTTACAAAAGTATTAATTGCAAATCGTGGAGAGATAGCTTGTCGTGTTATACGAACTCTTTCAAAAATGGGGATAAAGTCGGTTGTTGTTTATACGGCAGCTGACGCAGATTCACTGCATGTAAGTTTAGCTGATGAGGCTTATTTTATCGGTCAAGGTATTGCAAGCGAGAGTTATTTAGATACTAACAAAATCCTTGAAGTTGCTAAAGAGAGCGGTGCAGAAGCGATTCATCCCGGATATGGATTTTTAAGTGAGAATGCGGCATTTGCACTAGAGTGTGAAACTGCGGGAATTAGTTTTATTGGACCTCGTACGGAACATATGGAAAAGTTTGGTCTCAAGCATACTGCTCGTGCACTTGCTGAACAAAACAACGTTCCTTTACTTCCTGGTTCTTCTATCCTTGCAGACCTTGAAGAAGCAAAAAAAGAAGCGAACCGTATCGTATACCCTGTTATGTTAAAAAGTACTGCAGGTGGCGGTGGTATCGGTATGCAGTTATGTTATGACGAAGAGGAATTATGCAGTGCATACGAATCGGTTAAACGTCTGAGTGAAAACAACTTCTCTGACGGAGGTATGTTCTTAGAAAAGTACGTAGCTTCAGCTCGTCATATTGAGGTACAGGTATTTGGAGATGGAAAAGGATTTGTTGCTGCACTTGGTGACAGAGATTGTTCTGTACAACGCCGTAATCAAAAAGTGATCGAGGAAACTCCTGCGCCGGGCTTGTCGGATGAAACAAGAGAAGCTCTTTATAAAGCGGCCGTAGATTTAACATCATCTGTTAATTACCTTTCTGCAGGAACGGTTGAGTTTGTTTATGATACGACAACGGATGAGTTTTACTTTCTTGAGGTAAATACACGTCTTCAAGTTGAACACGGTATTACGGAAGAGGTAACGGGAGTTGACTTAGTAGAGTGGATGATCACTCAGGCATTTGGCGAAAACCCTGCGTTATACGAGTATAAACATGCCCCTAAAGGACACTCTATTCAGGTACGTGTATATGCGGAAGATCCGTTTAAAAATTTCCAGCCGAGTTCTGGTGTACTAACGAACGTAAAGTTTGCAAAGGGGATCAGATGTGACACATTTATCGAAACAGGTCTGAATGTATCTGCGTTTTACGATCCGATGATCGCAAAACTTATCATCAAAGCTAATGACCGTGATGAAGCACTTGTAAAAATTTCTGATGCAATAGAGAAGACGGAGATTGACGGGATTGAAACAAACCTTCGCTACCTTGGTGCTATTGTACAGTCTGAAGTGTTTAAAAATGCAAAACAGACAACAAAATATCTGAATAATTTTAGATTTTCTATAAGTAGTGTAGACGTTCTTCGTCCGGGTACGCAGACGACAGTCCAGGATTTCCCTGGACGTACGGGCTTTTGGGATATCGGTGTACCACCTTCAGGTCCGTTTGATAATTTTAGTTTCCGTTATGCAAACAGAATTGTAGGAAATGATGAAGCAGCTGCAGGTCTTGAGATCGCTATTGCAGGTCCTACTTTACGTTTTAATTCAGATAGTGTTATTGCATTATGCGGTGCGCAGATCGATGCGTATTTGGACGGTGAAGCGATTGAGATGAATGAAGCAGTGCATGTGAAAGCAGGTAGTACGTTAAAACTCAAAAAAGTACACGCTCAAGGTTTTAGAACATATTTAGCTGTACGCGGTGGTTTTGATGTACCTGAGTATCTTGGAAGCCGTTCAACTTTTACACTCGGGCAATTCGGTGGTCATGCAGGGCGTACACTTATTTCTGGTGACGTACTTCATGTCGGCACTCTTATAAAAGGTGAAGTTGCAGATAAAGCTGTGATACCACATCAAAACTTGACAAACAGTTGGGAGATAGGGGTACTTTACGGACCTCATGGTGCTCCTGACTTTTTTACAGACAATGATATTAAAACATTTTTTGAGACGGAATGGGAGATCCATTACAACTCAAACAGAACCGGTATCCGTCTAATCGGACCAAAACCTGAGTGGGCGAGAACATCAGGTGGTGAAGCAGGGCTTCACCCTTCAAACATCCATGATAACGCTTATGCGATCGGTGCGGTAGATTTTACGGGAGATATGCCTGTAATTCTTGGACCTGACGGACCTAGTTTAGGTGGTTTTGTATGTCCTGTAACTATCATTAATGCAGAGTTATGGAAAATGGGTCAGCTTCGTGCAGGTGACAGAGTGAAGTTTGTTCCTGTAGAACATGAGACTGCTCAGAAGATGATTAAAGCTCAGGATGATGCGATCGCAGAGCTGAAAACTTATGATGAGACAGCTTTTATTACACCAAAACCAATAGGTTCACCAATTCTTTACAGTGATGAAGGGGAAAAAGATCTTCCTGCTATTGTTGTACGTCAATCGGGTGACAGCAACCTGTTAGTTGAATACGGTGAGATGGAACTGGATATTAGTCTGCGTTTTCGTGTACATGTACTAATGGAGGCACTTAAAGAAGCGAATATCGAAGGTGTTACAGATATTACACCGGGTATCCGCTCTTTACAGATTCATTTTGAACCGAGAGTTTGTGATCGTTCAGCTCTAATAGAGAGACTAAAAGAGATTGAATTAACACTTCCGGCAATTGACAATATAGAAGTACCTGCTCGTATCGTGCATCTTCCGTTATCATGGGATGATGAATCAACACGTATAGCGATTGATAAATATATGAGAACTGTACGTCCGGACGCACCGTGGTGTCCAAGTAACATTGAATTTATCAGACGTATAAACGGTTTAGAGAGTATCGAAGAGGTTAAAAAGATTGTATTTGATGCAAACTACCTTGTTATGGGACTTGGAGATGTTTATCTTGGTGCGCCTGTTGCAACACCTCTTGATCCGAGACACCGTCTTGTAACAACAAAATACAATCCAGCCCGTACATGGACTCCTGAAAACGCTGTAGGTATCGGTGGGGCATATATGTGTGTGTATGGTATGGAAGGACCTGGTGGATATCAGTTTGTTGGACGTACTGTACAGATGTGGAACAGATACCGTCAGACACAAGATTTTACAGGTGGCAAACCTTGGTTATTACGCTTTTTTGATCAGATCAAGTTCTATGAAGTGAGTGCGGACGAGCTGCATCAGATGCGTGAAGATTTCCCAAGAGGACGCTTTAACCTAAAAATTGAGGAGACGACATTCAGCCTTAAAAAGTACAAAGAGTTCTTGGAAGAAAACGATGACTCGATACAGACTTTTAAAACGACACAGCAAGATGCTTTTGAAGAGGAGCGTCAAATGTGGGAACGTACGGGTCTGGCTAACTTTACAACTGAGAGTGCAGATGTTGAGAAGCAGACTATGGAGCATATTGAGATCGCAGATAATGCAGAAGCAGTTGAATCTCCTGTTCAGGGAAGTCTATGGAAAGTGATGTGTAAGCTTGGTGATGTAGTAGAGGAGGGTGAAGTGCTCGCTATTGCAGAGTCTATGAAAATGGAAGTTGATATTGAAGCACCAGAACACGGGAAAATTACTCAAGTTCTTTGTCATGAAGGTGAAAATATTCAAGCAGGAAAAATGCTTTTTGTGATTGAGCCGGTTTAG